A single window of Thermoanaerobaculia bacterium DNA harbors:
- a CDS encoding AMP-binding protein, which yields MSAIVDSDPTPSTARDSGRAEEFWRSAFAGMPAPTVLPLRHPEPAGAGREEHAAELSCARSRALAGFAAETGVSIATLAQGAWAILLSRYSGADDVVFAACGGMRRSAAPVLRRVRVPEGESAGSWLAGLQAERDRIRLAPPAPWGAILRWAGWPPAAIESRIEHREFPRDGAEDTGEAPPLLLRIEVNPRLRASLSWEAARYERPAMERLLAAFVRVMERLAADPDAPAGAVDLLDPEERRRVLVEWNRTGRDYPRDAAAHELIERATDRSPGAEAVACGAESLSFSELETRANRLAHRLRAEGAAPDVPVGVVFERSPEMVAAILGILKSGAAYLPLDPGAPKARL from the coding sequence ATGAGCGCCATCGTCGACTCCGATCCGACGCCTTCGACCGCCCGCGACTCCGGGCGCGCGGAGGAGTTCTGGCGGTCGGCGTTTGCCGGAATGCCGGCGCCGACGGTCCTGCCGCTCCGGCACCCCGAACCGGCGGGGGCCGGGCGCGAGGAGCACGCCGCCGAGCTCTCTTGCGCGCGTTCGCGGGCGCTCGCGGGGTTTGCCGCCGAGACGGGCGTCTCGATCGCGACTCTGGCGCAGGGCGCCTGGGCGATCCTCCTCTCGCGCTATTCGGGCGCGGACGACGTCGTTTTCGCGGCTTGCGGCGGAATGCGCCGCTCCGCGGCGCCGGTGCTCCGCCGCGTCCGGGTCCCGGAGGGGGAGAGCGCGGGAAGCTGGCTCGCCGGCCTCCAGGCCGAGCGGGACCGCATCCGGCTCGCGCCGCCCGCCCCGTGGGGCGCGATCCTCCGGTGGGCGGGCTGGCCGCCGGCGGCGATCGAATCGCGGATCGAGCACCGCGAGTTCCCGCGCGACGGCGCGGAAGACACCGGCGAAGCACCCCCGCTTCTCCTCCGGATCGAGGTCAATCCGCGGCTCCGCGCGAGCCTCTCCTGGGAGGCGGCGCGCTACGAGCGGCCGGCCATGGAGAGGCTCCTCGCCGCCTTCGTCCGGGTGATGGAGCGGCTCGCCGCCGATCCCGACGCACCGGCCGGCGCGGTCGACCTGCTCGATCCCGAGGAGCGGCGCCGCGTCCTCGTCGAGTGGAACCGTACCGGTCGGGACTACCCGCGCGACGCGGCCGCGCACGAGCTGATCGAGCGCGCGACCGACCGCTCGCCCGGTGCCGAGGCGGTCGCGTGCGGTGCCGAGTCGCTGTCGTTTTCCGAGCTCGAGACGCGTGCCAACCGCCTCGCGCATCGGCTGCGCGCGGAGGGGGCGGCTCCCGACGTCCCGGTCGGCGTGGTCTTCGAGCGCTCGCCGGAGATGGTCGCCGCGATCCTCGGGATACTCAAATCGGGGGCGGCGTACCTTCCGCTCGATCCCGGCGCGCCGAAAGCGCGCCTC
- a CDS encoding amino acid adenylation domain-containing protein gives MSTPALSEAKRRLLERYLRGEGAPGRSFSPAPARPARPAGLVPATAGQREIWMHEQLAGRPVYNECATIRRSGALDPEALARALTETVRRHESWRTGFSVVDGRLVQLVGAPFTATIGRDDLRGLPPDEREARAFALASADAARPFELTAPPLFRARLVRFDDADDRLFLTLHHLIFDTASLFGTFFPELVALYESFAAGEASRLPEPAGQFADYAAWEDARRLPPESIEFWRRRLAGLPPATVLPADRERSAALAGRGGVRRVAFPAALRDRVHRLAAECGATPFAVLFASIVALIRRHVEEDDLVLGCVSAARPRAEFERILGYFLNPVVLRTSTAGDPAFRELVGRARDEILSALFHGDVPHERLAAALPDRGAPLFRILVSYEPPRAPVPSGWDLTLFDASNGNAKFDLSLEIENRANGIVGRFIYDTDLFDDDSIALLEKHWRALLESALSHPDRRVSDLDLWEDPGAQHAAIAPAPVMAPAPVEFARRAAELPSAEALRFGRETTRYGELAARVDGLARALGARGIGRESLVAIALPRSAERVAAILAVARAGAAWLPVGSDWPPARVSAVLADSRPALVIGDRTTPDGAVAAVALADLAAEGGQASVSPADPRAGDLAYVLYTSGSTGAPKGVMVEHLPLSNLLSWSQRAYPLGPGDRVLQKAPLEFDASVWEIFAPLVAGAALVVAPPGVERDPHALVRLLREERITHVKLVPSLLRMLLAVPELGAASELRHVFCGGEILPPELADDFSRRTGAQLHNLYGPTETCVDVAAHRCRPGAARRRVPMGRAIDNVRLVVLDRRGRRSPAGVAGELHVGGLALARGYLGREELTRERFVADPFGTPGGRLYRTGDRVRRRPDGDLEFLGRFDEQRKVRGVRVEPGELEAALRAQPEVLDAAVVVRGDERAPTLAAYVASPCAAGDAGLRRELSRSLRERLASILPRSFLPDTVTVVPALPLTASGKIDRGALPQPERGAPEGASAPESPEHRLLARIWSEVLGVEPVGIHDNLFDLGGNSLLVFQITTRAAQSGYAITPRQLFDHPTIAELAAAAGTLPATEPNVTLLTA, from the coding sequence ATGTCGACCCCGGCCCTCTCCGAAGCCAAACGGCGCCTCCTGGAGAGGTATCTCCGGGGCGAAGGCGCCCCCGGCCGCTCCTTTTCGCCCGCGCCGGCCCGCCCGGCGCGTCCCGCAGGGCTCGTGCCCGCGACCGCGGGGCAGCGGGAGATCTGGATGCACGAGCAGCTCGCCGGGCGTCCCGTCTACAACGAGTGCGCGACGATCCGCCGCTCCGGAGCGCTCGATCCCGAGGCTCTCGCACGCGCCCTCACGGAGACCGTTCGCCGTCACGAGTCGTGGCGGACCGGATTTTCCGTCGTGGACGGCCGCCTCGTGCAGCTCGTCGGCGCTCCCTTCACGGCGACGATCGGGCGGGACGATCTTCGCGGGCTTCCCCCGGACGAGCGCGAGGCGCGAGCCTTCGCGCTGGCCTCGGCCGACGCGGCGCGGCCGTTCGAGCTCACCGCGCCTCCCCTTTTCCGCGCGCGGCTCGTGCGGTTCGACGACGCCGACGACCGGCTGTTTCTCACGCTCCATCACCTGATCTTCGACACCGCCTCGCTCTTCGGGACCTTCTTTCCCGAGCTCGTCGCCCTTTACGAATCCTTCGCGGCGGGCGAGGCGTCGCGGCTCCCCGAACCGGCGGGCCAGTTCGCGGACTACGCGGCGTGGGAAGACGCGCGGCGGCTGCCTCCGGAGTCGATCGAGTTCTGGCGCCGCCGGCTCGCCGGTCTCCCTCCGGCGACCGTTCTTCCCGCGGATCGCGAGCGCTCCGCGGCCCTCGCCGGACGGGGCGGGGTGCGGCGCGTCGCGTTCCCGGCCGCGCTGCGCGACCGCGTGCATCGTCTCGCCGCCGAATGCGGAGCCACGCCGTTCGCGGTGCTCTTCGCGTCGATCGTGGCGCTGATCCGCCGCCACGTGGAGGAGGACGATCTCGTGCTCGGGTGCGTGTCGGCGGCGCGGCCGCGCGCGGAATTCGAACGGATTCTCGGATATTTCCTCAACCCCGTCGTCCTCCGAACCTCGACCGCGGGCGATCCGGCGTTTCGGGAGCTCGTGGGTCGCGCGCGCGACGAAATCCTTTCGGCGCTCTTCCATGGCGACGTTCCCCACGAGCGTCTCGCCGCGGCGCTCCCGGACCGCGGCGCCCCGCTCTTCCGGATCCTGGTCTCGTACGAGCCGCCCCGCGCGCCGGTTCCGTCGGGATGGGACCTCACGCTCTTCGACGCCTCCAACGGAAACGCGAAGTTCGATCTCTCCCTCGAGATCGAGAACCGGGCCAACGGGATCGTCGGCCGTTTCATCTACGACACCGACCTCTTCGACGACGACTCGATCGCCCTCCTCGAGAAGCACTGGCGCGCGCTGCTGGAATCCGCGCTCTCGCATCCCGATCGTCGTGTCTCGGATCTCGACCTGTGGGAGGACCCCGGCGCACAGCACGCCGCGATCGCGCCGGCTCCGGTCATGGCGCCCGCTCCCGTCGAGTTCGCCCGGCGCGCGGCCGAGCTTCCGTCGGCCGAGGCCCTGCGGTTCGGCCGCGAGACGACGCGCTACGGCGAGCTCGCGGCGAGAGTGGACGGCCTCGCGCGAGCCCTCGGCGCGCGCGGCATCGGCCGGGAGTCGCTCGTGGCGATCGCCCTGCCCCGGTCGGCGGAGCGCGTGGCGGCGATTCTCGCCGTCGCTCGCGCGGGAGCGGCGTGGCTTCCCGTGGGCTCCGACTGGCCTCCCGCGCGGGTCTCGGCGGTTCTCGCCGACAGCCGTCCGGCGCTCGTGATCGGAGATCGGACGACGCCTGACGGCGCCGTTGCGGCCGTGGCTCTCGCCGATCTCGCCGCGGAAGGAGGACAGGCATCCGTCTCGCCGGCCGACCCTCGGGCCGGCGATCTCGCGTACGTGCTCTATACGTCCGGGTCGACGGGCGCGCCGAAGGGAGTGATGGTCGAGCACCTTCCCCTCTCGAACCTTCTGTCGTGGAGCCAGCGCGCCTACCCGCTCGGTCCGGGCGACCGCGTGCTGCAGAAGGCGCCGCTCGAGTTCGACGCCTCCGTCTGGGAAATCTTCGCGCCGCTCGTCGCGGGCGCCGCGCTCGTCGTGGCGCCCCCCGGCGTCGAACGCGATCCGCACGCGCTCGTCCGCCTGCTGCGCGAGGAGAGGATCACGCACGTCAAGCTGGTCCCTTCGCTCCTTCGCATGCTCCTCGCGGTCCCGGAGCTCGGCGCGGCGTCGGAGCTCCGACACGTGTTCTGCGGAGGAGAGATCCTTCCGCCGGAGCTCGCCGACGACTTCTCCCGGCGCACCGGCGCACAGCTCCACAACCTGTACGGGCCGACGGAGACCTGCGTCGACGTGGCCGCGCACCGCTGCCGTCCGGGGGCAGCCCGGCGGCGCGTGCCGATGGGAAGGGCGATCGACAACGTTCGGCTCGTCGTTCTCGACCGGCGCGGCCGGAGGTCGCCGGCCGGAGTCGCCGGGGAGCTGCACGTCGGAGGGCTTGCGCTCGCCCGAGGATATCTGGGGCGCGAGGAGCTCACCCGGGAGCGCTTCGTCGCCGATCCTTTCGGCACCCCGGGCGGCCGGCTCTATCGCACGGGAGACCGCGTGCGGCGGCGGCCCGATGGAGATCTCGAGTTCCTCGGACGGTTCGACGAGCAGCGGAAGGTCCGGGGCGTCCGCGTGGAGCCCGGCGAGCTCGAGGCGGCTCTCCGGGCCCAACCGGAAGTCCTCGACGCGGCGGTCGTCGTCCGCGGCGACGAGCGCGCGCCGACGCTCGCCGCGTACGTCGCCTCTCCTTGCGCGGCGGGAGACGCGGGCCTGCGCCGCGAGCTCTCGCGGAGCCTCCGGGAACGGCTGGCGTCGATCCTGCCGCGCTCCTTCCTCCCCGATACGGTCACGGTCGTTCCGGCGCTGCCGCTGACCGCCTCGGGGAAAATCGACCGCGGCGCGCTTCCGCAGCCGGAGCGTGGCGCGCCGGAGGGCGCCTCGGCGCCCGAGTCTCCCGAGCACCGGCTGCTCGCCCGCATCTGGTCGGAAGTGCTCGGCGTGGAACCCGTCGGGATCCACGACAACCTGTTCGATCTCGGAGGCAATTCGCTGCTCGTCTTTCAGATCACCACGCGCGCGGCGCAGTCCGGGTACGCGATCACGCCCCGGCAGCTCTTCGACCACCCGACGATCGCCGAGCTCGCCGCCGCCGCCGGCACGCTCCCTGCTACGGAACCGAACGTGACCCTTCTCACCGCCTGA
- a CDS encoding cytochrome P450, with product MTTRAASRAEADPSLSLFHLLDPEVLADPYPLYARLRAEDPVHWDPFLHAWIVTRYSDVLTVLHDYSADRTPTPEQLTAMGLSHLTPIAKVMVRQMLFMDAPAHTRLRGLASVAFTPRRIEVLRAHIQEIADRLLDSAVPSGRMDLMAQFANPLPAIVTAEMLGVPAEDHERLKLWSADFAEMLGNFQHNPDRVPRVLRSVEEMTEYFRGAIADQRRTPREGLVRSLLTAEVDGDRLSEEEVIANCIVTMVGGQETTTNLIGNGVLTLLRHPPELERLREDPSLSASAVEELLRYESPSQHTARMAPSDRELGGRPIRKRQAVIAVMGAANRDPERFPDPDRLDLSRQPNRHVAFGWAAHFCFGAPLARMEGQIAFDTLLRRLPELRLAPGPLEWRENLGLRGLKSLPVSFRTSAAA from the coding sequence GTGACGACCCGCGCCGCCTCGCGCGCGGAGGCGGACCCGTCGCTGTCGCTCTTTCATCTCCTCGATCCGGAGGTGCTCGCCGACCCGTATCCCCTCTACGCGCGCCTGCGCGCGGAGGACCCGGTCCACTGGGACCCGTTCCTGCACGCGTGGATCGTCACGCGGTACTCGGACGTGCTCACGGTCCTCCACGACTACTCGGCCGACCGCACGCCGACGCCGGAGCAGCTGACGGCGATGGGCCTTTCGCATCTGACGCCGATCGCGAAGGTGATGGTCCGGCAGATGCTCTTCATGGACGCACCGGCCCACACGCGGCTGCGCGGCCTCGCCTCCGTCGCCTTCACGCCGAGGCGGATCGAGGTGCTCCGGGCGCACATCCAGGAAATCGCCGACCGGCTCCTCGACTCCGCCGTCCCGTCCGGCCGGATGGACCTGATGGCGCAGTTCGCCAACCCGCTTCCCGCGATCGTCACCGCGGAGATGCTCGGCGTGCCCGCCGAGGACCACGAGCGCCTGAAGCTCTGGTCCGCCGATTTCGCCGAGATGCTCGGCAACTTCCAGCACAACCCCGATCGCGTGCCGCGGGTCCTCCGAAGCGTCGAGGAGATGACCGAGTACTTCCGCGGCGCGATCGCGGACCAGCGGCGCACTCCCCGCGAGGGTCTCGTCCGGTCGCTCCTGACGGCGGAGGTCGACGGCGACCGCCTGAGCGAGGAAGAGGTGATCGCCAACTGCATCGTCACGATGGTCGGGGGCCAGGAGACGACGACGAACCTGATCGGCAACGGCGTGCTCACGCTGCTGCGCCACCCGCCGGAGCTCGAGCGCCTCCGCGAGGACCCTTCTCTGTCGGCGTCCGCCGTCGAGGAGCTCCTCCGGTACGAGAGTCCGAGCCAGCACACCGCGCGGATGGCGCCGTCGGACCGGGAGCTCGGCGGCCGGCCGATCCGGAAGCGGCAGGCGGTGATCGCGGTCATGGGAGCCGCCAACCGGGACCCGGAACGCTTCCCGGATCCCGATCGGCTCGATCTGTCGCGGCAGCCGAACCGCCACGTCGCGTTCGGCTGGGCGGCGCACTTCTGCTTCGGGGCGCCGCTCGCGCGCATGGAAGGGCAGATCGCCTTCGACACCCTTCTGCGCCGCCTGCCCGAGCTGCGACTCGCCCCCGGACCTCTCGAGTGGCGCGAGAACCTCGGTCTTCGCGGTCTGAAGTCGCTTCCCGTCTCCTTCCGAACTTCCGCCGCCGCGTGA
- a CDS encoding non-ribosomal peptide synthetase — translation MSSTFESLRSLPARKGSARSRTGRTAPKSTLLRIEEQARRRPGAPALSDGRRRLAFGELDALAGAFAAELAAAGAGPELPVAVCLEDPIERTVAFLAAWKAGAAYVPLDPASPRARLSFLVADCGAPLVVADDEAAGLAGSARVLALDLDALRPARHAGRPGNDELRRLAYVIYTSGSTGDPKGVEIEHGSLAHLVAWHRRAFGVGPADRASQIANPAFDAAVWELWPSLALGASVHFPSGDIRSDPPRLRDWIVSERITVAFAPTPVAERLLDVEWPAGAALRLLLTGGDVLRRRPPAGLPFGLVNNYGPTENTVVATSAAVAPSSDREGPPSIGRPIDGVEALVLDGARRCADGEPGELCLSGAGLARGYVGGPDRHPGGFAAHPFRPGAPLYRTGDRVRRAADGELDFLGRLDDQVKIRGFRVEPAEVERAIGRHPAVRSSLVVARADGGEKRLVAYVVPEPGAAEAVDLRAYLRASLPEFMIPSAFVPLAELPLTPHGKVDRDALPPPPRETPGASAGRGPESPVEERVAAIAADLLRLDRVGVDENFFAIGGHSLLGTQMIARVHDAFGVELALRTIFEAPTVARLSAEIERLVLRRVESMSEDEARRLAGAEEPS, via the coding sequence ATGTCGTCGACTTTCGAATCGCTCCGATCTCTTCCCGCCCGGAAGGGATCGGCGCGCTCCCGGACGGGGAGAACCGCGCCGAAATCGACGCTGCTCCGGATCGAGGAGCAGGCGCGGCGCCGGCCCGGCGCGCCGGCTCTCTCCGACGGCCGGCGGCGTCTCGCGTTCGGGGAGCTCGACGCGCTCGCCGGCGCGTTCGCGGCCGAGCTCGCGGCGGCGGGCGCCGGTCCGGAGCTCCCGGTCGCCGTTTGCCTCGAGGACCCGATCGAAAGGACGGTCGCGTTCCTGGCCGCCTGGAAAGCCGGCGCGGCGTACGTGCCCCTCGACCCCGCCTCGCCGCGCGCGCGCCTTTCGTTCCTCGTCGCCGATTGCGGCGCGCCGCTCGTCGTCGCCGACGACGAGGCGGCGGGGCTCGCCGGATCCGCGCGGGTCCTCGCGCTCGACCTCGACGCGCTCCGTCCGGCCCGTCACGCCGGCCGACCGGGAAACGACGAGCTTCGGCGGCTCGCCTACGTGATCTACACGTCCGGGTCGACGGGCGACCCCAAGGGCGTCGAGATCGAGCACGGCAGCCTGGCCCACCTCGTCGCCTGGCACCGGCGCGCCTTCGGCGTCGGTCCCGCCGACCGCGCGTCGCAAATCGCCAACCCCGCCTTCGATGCCGCCGTCTGGGAGCTCTGGCCTTCGCTCGCCCTCGGCGCGAGCGTCCACTTTCCCTCCGGCGACATTCGCTCCGATCCGCCGCGGCTCCGCGACTGGATCGTCTCGGAGAGGATCACGGTCGCGTTCGCGCCGACCCCCGTCGCCGAGCGGCTCCTCGACGTCGAGTGGCCGGCCGGCGCGGCGCTGCGGCTGCTCCTGACGGGGGGCGACGTCCTCCGCCGGCGTCCGCCGGCCGGGCTCCCGTTCGGGCTCGTGAACAATTACGGTCCCACGGAGAACACGGTGGTCGCGACCTCGGCCGCCGTCGCTCCATCGAGCGACCGCGAGGGGCCGCCGTCGATCGGACGGCCGATCGACGGCGTCGAAGCGCTCGTGCTCGACGGGGCCCGCCGGTGCGCCGACGGGGAGCCGGGGGAGCTCTGCCTTTCCGGCGCCGGACTCGCGCGGGGCTACGTCGGCGGGCCGGACCGGCACCCGGGCGGATTCGCGGCGCATCCCTTCCGGCCCGGCGCCCCCCTCTACCGGACGGGCGACCGCGTGCGGCGCGCCGCGGACGGGGAGCTCGACTTCCTCGGCCGCCTCGACGACCAGGTCAAGATCCGCGGATTCCGCGTGGAGCCGGCCGAGGTCGAGCGCGCGATCGGACGCCACCCGGCGGTGCGGTCGAGCCTCGTCGTCGCGCGCGCCGACGGCGGAGAGAAGCGCCTGGTCGCTTATGTCGTCCCGGAACCGGGCGCGGCGGAGGCCGTCGACCTCCGCGCGTATCTGCGCGCCTCGCTTCCCGAGTTCATGATCCCGTCGGCATTCGTGCCGCTCGCGGAGCTCCCGCTGACCCCGCACGGGAAGGTCGACCGCGACGCCCTTCCGCCGCCCCCGCGGGAGACGCCGGGCGCCTCCGCCGGCCGCGGCCCGGAGTCTCCGGTCGAAGAGCGGGTCGCCGCGATCGCGGCGGACCTCCTGCGGCTCGACCGCGTCGGCGTCGACGAGAACTTCTTCGCGATCGGCGGACACTCCCTCCTCGGGACGCAGATGATCGCGCGCGTGCACGACGCCTTCGGGGTCGAGCTCGCGCTGCGGACGATCTTCGAGGCGCCCACGGTCGCGCGGCTCTCGGCGGAGATCGAGAGGCTCGTCCTCCGCCGCGTCGAGTCGATGAGCGAAGACGAGGCCCGGCGGCTCGCCGGCGCAGAGGAGCCGTCGTGA
- a CDS encoding SDR family oxidoreductase: MEPDFDRELVLVTGGAGFIGSHLVDALLARGAEVRVLDNLSTGSRRNLAHCAPRIDFRLGDIRDPDACREAMRGASWVFHQAALGSVPRSLEDPGSTIDVNVAGTARVFAAARDAGVRRVVYASSSSVYGDSDRLPKREGEEGKPLSPYALSKQMDEELAATFQRCFEIEIVGLRYFNVYGPRQNPEGAYAAVIPRFFKAYLGGQAPVIYGDGLQSRDFTFVADAVAANLLAARADASCCGRAYNVAGGRRTTLLELARLVGESAGTPRDPRHAPERPGDVRHSFADLTLSRSALGYSPEFELPEGLPPSHRHYLDSLAASLQAEPEKVPVAR; the protein is encoded by the coding sequence ATGGAGCCGGACTTCGACCGCGAGCTCGTCCTCGTCACGGGAGGCGCCGGGTTCATCGGATCCCATCTGGTCGACGCGCTGCTGGCGCGCGGCGCCGAGGTTCGGGTTCTGGACAACCTCTCGACCGGCAGCCGCCGGAATCTGGCCCACTGCGCGCCGCGAATCGACTTTCGCCTCGGCGACATCCGGGACCCCGACGCCTGCCGGGAGGCGATGCGCGGCGCCTCGTGGGTGTTCCATCAGGCCGCCCTCGGCTCGGTTCCCCGTTCGCTCGAGGACCCGGGCTCCACGATCGACGTCAACGTCGCCGGCACCGCGCGGGTCTTCGCCGCCGCGCGCGATGCCGGCGTGCGCCGCGTCGTCTACGCGTCCTCGTCGAGCGTCTACGGCGACAGCGACCGGCTCCCGAAGCGCGAAGGGGAAGAGGGCAAACCGCTCTCGCCATACGCGCTCTCCAAGCAGATGGACGAGGAGCTCGCCGCGACCTTCCAGCGGTGCTTCGAAATCGAGATCGTCGGGCTGCGGTATTTCAACGTCTACGGCCCGCGGCAGAATCCGGAAGGGGCCTACGCCGCGGTGATCCCGCGTTTCTTCAAGGCGTACCTCGGAGGACAGGCGCCGGTGATCTACGGCGACGGCCTCCAGAGCCGCGATTTCACCTTCGTCGCCGACGCCGTCGCGGCGAACCTCCTCGCGGCCCGCGCCGACGCTTCCTGCTGCGGGCGCGCCTACAACGTGGCCGGGGGACGCCGCACGACGCTCCTCGAGCTCGCCCGGCTCGTCGGCGAGTCGGCCGGGACGCCGCGGGATCCCCGGCACGCGCCCGAGCGTCCCGGCGACGTCCGTCATTCGTTCGCCGACCTCACGCTTTCGCGCAGCGCTCTCGGATACTCGCCGGAATTCGAGCTCCCGGAGGGCCTCCCCCCGTCGCACCGCCATTATCTCGATTCGCTCGCGGCCTCGCTCCAGGCGGAGCCGGAGAAAGTCCCCGTCGCGCGTTGA